Proteins found in one Bacteroidales bacterium genomic segment:
- a CDS encoding DUF3179 domain-containing protein, with translation MRPILLILLSLLLTIPAFHHTHAQLKNPDNIQHDWSTDTSNHIIDLSEIQVVLPRNSFPLIDYPEFTGKEQGLKQFFRHEPVIAVSLNGRAKAYPLNMLAMHEISNDTLGGIPILPSYCPLCNSALVFDRRLKHQEEEHLLEFEVSGMLRYSNLILADKQTETWWQQLSAKGLAGKLAGAELKIIPSMIITVKEFFESYPKGKILSPETGTKAENRYGTNPYVNYDEEDGKPMEKYFPHEKISGRLPAMERVLEIKSENRGYRIYPFSEIRNKEVINDEFGSKKIVVFYRDEKVSILDESNIRKSKTIGSATAFSRRFKGQTLTFSKKNGYFTDHQTQSKWTITGHCIKGKLKGSKLKLLPHGNHFAFAWLHFYPESEIYRSQE, from the coding sequence ATGAGACCCATTCTACTGATTTTGCTGAGCCTTTTACTCACCATACCGGCTTTCCATCATACCCATGCTCAGCTCAAAAATCCCGACAACATCCAGCATGACTGGAGTACGGATACATCGAACCACATCATTGACCTTTCCGAAATCCAGGTTGTATTGCCCCGCAACAGTTTTCCTTTAATTGACTACCCTGAATTTACAGGTAAAGAACAAGGCTTAAAACAATTTTTCAGACATGAACCGGTCATAGCAGTATCCCTTAACGGCAGGGCAAAAGCTTATCCGCTGAATATGCTTGCGATGCATGAGATATCCAATGATACGCTGGGCGGCATCCCCATTTTGCCGAGTTATTGTCCCCTATGCAATTCAGCACTGGTTTTCGACCGCAGGCTGAAACATCAGGAAGAAGAACATCTGCTGGAATTTGAAGTGTCCGGGATGCTTCGATACAGCAATCTGATACTGGCCGACAAGCAGACGGAAACCTGGTGGCAGCAACTGTCTGCAAAGGGCCTTGCCGGGAAACTGGCAGGAGCCGAATTAAAGATCATTCCTTCTATGATCATCACTGTAAAAGAATTCTTTGAAAGTTATCCCAAAGGAAAGATCCTTTCACCAGAAACCGGAACAAAAGCAGAAAATCGTTATGGTACCAATCCATATGTAAATTACGATGAGGAAGACGGAAAACCAATGGAAAAGTACTTCCCCCATGAAAAAATCAGTGGGCGTCTGCCCGCGATGGAACGGGTGCTCGAAATAAAAAGTGAAAATAGGGGCTATAGAATCTATCCATTCTCCGAAATCAGGAATAAAGAGGTGATCAACGATGAATTCGGCAGCAAAAAGATCGTTGTCTTTTACAGAGATGAAAAAGTTTCTATACTGGATGAAAGCAATATAAGAAAATCAAAAACCATAGGATCGGCTACTGCTTTTTCCCGCAGGTTCAAGGGCCAAACACTGACTTTTAGTAAAAAGAACGGCTACTTCACAGATCATCAAACCCAAAGTAAATGGACCATCACCGGTCATTGCATCAAGGGAAAGCTGAAAGGCAGCAAGCTGAAACTTTTGCCACACGGAAATCACTTTGCCTTTGCCTGGCTCCATTTTTACCCGGAATCAGAGATATACCGGTCTCAGGAATGA